From a single Natronorubrum tibetense GA33 genomic region:
- a CDS encoding FAD-dependent oxidoreductase codes for MTDTFVVIGGDAAGMSAASKAKRDDPDREVIVFEKGEWVSYAACGMPYYVKGAVDELDDLVTVTPEEFREERDVDLRTGSEVVGIDPEERTVTVETDGETSEQPYDDLLVATGASAIEPPFEGLELEGVFTIHDMDEADAIEDYVTDHGPETAAIVGGGYVGIEMAEALSARGVDVHLYEMLPHVLQPFGEAVAEVVEDHLREQGIELHLETAVSGFDGDERVDCVELEDETVPADIAIVGVGVTPNVELAEAAGIELGPTGAIATDEYGRTNLENVYAAGDNAEATHVVTGEPDHVPLALTANRAGRAIGQTVTGNSTPTGGTAGTAIVKAFDLGAARTGIVDEDQAREADFDPVSVSISASTRAHYYPGGAELTVTLVADRESGELLGGTVVGREGAKRIDTVATALTAGMTVNELQNADLAYAPPFSPVWDPILTAAKVLAGKLE; via the coding sequence ATGACCGACACCTTCGTCGTCATCGGCGGTGACGCTGCGGGAATGAGCGCTGCGAGCAAGGCGAAACGCGACGATCCCGACCGAGAGGTGATCGTCTTCGAGAAGGGCGAGTGGGTCTCCTACGCCGCCTGCGGGATGCCCTATTACGTGAAGGGCGCGGTCGACGAGTTGGACGACCTTGTCACCGTGACACCCGAGGAGTTCCGGGAAGAACGAGACGTCGATCTGCGAACGGGCTCGGAGGTCGTCGGCATCGATCCGGAGGAGCGGACGGTGACGGTCGAGACCGACGGCGAGACCTCCGAGCAGCCCTACGACGACCTGCTCGTCGCGACGGGCGCGAGCGCGATCGAACCGCCGTTCGAGGGGCTGGAGCTCGAGGGCGTCTTCACCATCCACGACATGGACGAGGCCGACGCCATCGAGGACTACGTCACCGACCACGGACCGGAGACGGCCGCGATCGTCGGCGGCGGCTACGTCGGCATCGAGATGGCCGAGGCGCTGTCGGCCCGCGGCGTCGACGTCCACCTCTACGAGATGCTCCCCCACGTCCTCCAGCCGTTCGGCGAGGCCGTCGCCGAGGTCGTCGAGGACCACCTCCGCGAGCAGGGGATCGAACTCCACCTCGAGACCGCCGTGTCGGGTTTCGACGGTGACGAGCGGGTCGACTGCGTCGAACTCGAGGACGAGACCGTCCCCGCGGACATCGCGATCGTCGGCGTCGGCGTGACGCCGAACGTCGAACTTGCCGAAGCGGCCGGCATCGAACTCGGGCCGACCGGCGCGATTGCGACCGACGAGTACGGACGCACGAACCTCGAGAACGTCTACGCGGCTGGCGACAACGCCGAGGCGACCCACGTCGTGACCGGCGAACCGGATCACGTCCCGCTGGCGCTGACGGCCAACCGCGCGGGGCGGGCGATCGGACAGACCGTCACTGGCAATTCCACACCGACCGGCGGCACCGCGGGCACAGCGATCGTCAAGGCATTCGACCTCGGGGCTGCACGGACCGGGATCGTCGACGAAGATCAGGCCCGCGAAGCGGACTTCGATCCGGTCTCGGTCTCGATCTCGGCGTCGACGCGCGCCCACTACTACCCCGGCGGCGCGGAGCTCACGGTCACGTTGGTCGCCGACCGCGAGAGCGGCGAACTGCTCGGCGGCACCGTCGTCGGCCGCGAGGGCGCAAAGCGCATCGACACGGTTGCGACGGCGCTGACGGCCGGTATGACCGTCAACGAACTGCAGAACGCGGACCTGGCGTACGCGCCGCCGTTTAGCCCTGTCTGGGATCCGATCCTCACAGCGGCGAAAGTTCTCGCCGGAAAACTCGAGTGA
- a CDS encoding M20 family metallopeptidase — MNPGESGDLETYVDDRREDLIDLALDLLAVDTANPPGDTREIVDLLEAYLSPLPVDVERFAVDPAKPNLLVTLPGASDRTLLYNGHLDTVPFDADAWAFDPLGERVDDRLYGRGATDMKGSVAAMLFAIRAFAETETEPPVDLAFAFVSDEEIGGDAGLPALLEADRLEADACVIGEPTCEEGRHSVTVADRGSIWLTLEATGEAAHGSRPVLGENAIDRLYEAITTLRERFGTRRLEIDPVIEPILEESIDYYAPAMGDETARNLFRYPSINLGILEGGEAINSVPGSARAEVDVRLTAGVRTPDVLSGIRECVADCEGITIADVSWSVGTAEPVGSPLVEAVASGAEATTGERVYRRSATGGGDAKKLRNTGIPTVEFALGTDTVHAVDEYTTVDALVGNAMVYALLPERWAAAVDGTDAST; from the coding sequence ATGAACCCAGGCGAATCAGGCGACCTCGAGACGTACGTCGACGACCGCCGGGAGGACCTGATCGACCTTGCGCTCGACCTGCTGGCGGTCGACACGGCGAATCCGCCCGGGGATACGCGCGAGATCGTCGATCTGCTCGAGGCGTACCTGTCGCCGCTTCCGGTCGACGTCGAGCGGTTCGCGGTCGATCCGGCGAAACCGAACCTCCTCGTGACCCTGCCGGGCGCGAGCGACCGAACGCTGCTGTACAACGGCCACCTTGATACGGTGCCGTTCGACGCCGACGCGTGGGCGTTCGATCCGCTCGGGGAGCGCGTCGACGACCGGCTCTACGGTCGTGGCGCAACTGACATGAAGGGGTCCGTCGCCGCGATGCTGTTCGCGATCCGCGCGTTCGCCGAGACAGAGACCGAACCACCCGTCGACCTCGCGTTCGCGTTCGTCAGCGACGAGGAGATCGGCGGCGACGCCGGCCTTCCCGCGTTGCTCGAGGCCGACCGACTCGAGGCCGACGCCTGCGTCATCGGCGAACCGACCTGCGAGGAGGGTCGCCACTCCGTGACGGTCGCCGATCGAGGGAGCATCTGGCTGACCCTCGAGGCGACCGGCGAGGCCGCACACGGCTCGCGGCCGGTATTAGGCGAAAACGCGATCGACCGGCTCTACGAGGCGATCACGACGCTGCGGGAGCGATTCGGTACGCGACGACTGGAGATCGATCCCGTTATCGAGCCGATACTCGAGGAGTCGATAGACTACTACGCGCCAGCTATGGGCGACGAGACCGCCCGCAATCTCTTCCGGTATCCGTCGATCAACCTCGGGATCCTCGAGGGCGGGGAGGCGATCAACAGCGTCCCCGGGTCCGCTCGCGCGGAGGTCGACGTTCGGTTGACCGCCGGCGTTCGGACGCCCGACGTCCTCTCGGGGATCCGGGAGTGCGTCGCCGACTGCGAGGGCATCACGATCGCTGATGTCTCCTGGAGCGTCGGCACCGCAGAACCAGTCGGGAGCCCGCTCGTCGAGGCCGTGGCCTCGGGCGCCGAAGCGACGACCGGAGAGCGTGTCTATCGGCGGAGCGCGACCGGCGGCGGCGACGCGAAGAAACTGCGAAACACCGGCATTCCGACGGTCGAATTCGCGCTCGGAACGGACACCGTCCACGCCGTCGACGAGTACACGACCGTCGACGCGCTCGTCGGGAACGCGATGGTGTACGCACTTCTTCCCGAGCGGTGGGCGGCCGCGGTCGACGGGACCGACGCTTCCACATAG
- a CDS encoding YgaP family membrane protein has protein sequence MEYNIGSTDRIVRALGGAVVALVGVATLAGALEFGTVTGAVAVLIGSVLLGTALTRTCLLYRILGVDTST, from the coding sequence ATGGAATACAATATCGGATCGACGGATCGGATCGTCCGCGCGCTCGGTGGCGCGGTAGTGGCTCTCGTCGGCGTCGCGACGCTAGCGGGCGCACTCGAGTTCGGGACGGTGACCGGTGCCGTGGCGGTGCTGATTGGGAGTGTCCTTCTCGGGACGGCGTTGACTCGAACGTGTCTCCTGTACCGTATCCTGGGCGTCGATACGTCTACGTAA
- a CDS encoding class I SAM-dependent methyltransferase, with amino-acid sequence MDAERFQNTGQPDWDWWGRLWPTSGATLRRLGIGPGQSLAEVACGNGYFALPAARITDPAPVYALDLEESLLEECVRLAEHQGVENIVPVHGDARRMAQLLPERVDVVLVANTFHGVDDKRAFVEQAAESLRPGGRFVIVNWHDRPRETTTVAGEPRGPPTDLRLSPDETNAVVLDGKAFSLEERVELPPYHYALLFQHADG; translated from the coding sequence ATGGATGCGGAACGATTCCAGAATACGGGGCAACCCGACTGGGACTGGTGGGGCAGACTGTGGCCGACGTCCGGCGCGACGCTCCGCCGCCTCGGAATCGGACCTGGCCAGTCGCTCGCGGAGGTCGCCTGCGGGAACGGCTACTTCGCGCTCCCCGCAGCTCGGATCACCGACCCCGCACCGGTCTACGCGCTTGACCTCGAGGAGTCGCTGCTCGAGGAGTGTGTTCGCCTCGCCGAGCACCAGGGAGTCGAGAACATCGTACCCGTTCACGGCGACGCACGACGGATGGCCCAACTGCTCCCGGAGCGAGTCGATGTCGTCTTGGTCGCGAACACGTTCCACGGCGTCGACGACAAACGGGCGTTCGTCGAGCAAGCGGCCGAGTCGCTCCGACCGGGCGGTCGGTTCGTAATCGTCAACTGGCACGACCGGCCGCGTGAAACGACCACCGTCGCGGGCGAACCCCGGGGGCCACCGACCGACCTTCGACTGTCGCCCGACGAGACGAACGCCGTAGTGCTCGACGGGAAGGCGTTCTCCCTCGAGGAGCGCGTCGAACTCCCGCCGTACCACTACGCACTCCTGTTCCAACACGCCGACGGATGA
- a CDS encoding aminotransferase class V-fold PLP-dependent enzyme, producing MQPNPTMTPTELRADIPALQESTYFNFGAHGPSPKYVVDAADEFVREHEYESTVADDPYETAFRAFDRTREAVASLVGAEPDEIALTESTTAGINAVANAIDWQPGDVVVRTDLEHPAGILPWQRLEREGVEVRVVETEAGRIDTERFAEAVADARVACFSAVTWTHGTQLPVAELVDIAHDAGALALVDAVQVPGQLPIDVAEWGADAVAAAGHKWLLGLWGGGFLYVDRDVAEGLEPRTVGYRSVETPSAEPYEFAAGARRFEVGSANPAPHVALREAIDVIDEVGIDRIEERARRLAGRLADGVPTNRLISPSSPESGLVTIDVDDPAATVERLAAAGIVVRALSSPNAIRASVHAVNTAGDVDRLLEGLKREW from the coding sequence ATGCAACCGAACCCAACGATGACGCCGACCGAACTCCGGGCCGACATCCCCGCCCTTCAGGAGAGCACCTATTTCAATTTCGGTGCCCACGGCCCGAGCCCAAAGTACGTCGTCGACGCCGCCGACGAGTTCGTCCGCGAACACGAGTACGAGTCGACAGTAGCGGACGATCCCTACGAGACCGCCTTCCGCGCGTTCGACCGCACTCGGGAGGCAGTCGCATCGCTCGTCGGGGCCGAACCGGACGAGATCGCGCTCACCGAGAGCACGACGGCCGGGATCAACGCCGTCGCGAACGCGATCGACTGGCAGCCCGGCGACGTCGTCGTCCGAACGGATCTCGAGCACCCGGCCGGAATCCTTCCGTGGCAACGGCTCGAGCGCGAAGGCGTCGAGGTTCGCGTCGTCGAGACTGAGGCCGGTCGCATCGACACCGAGCGGTTCGCCGAGGCCGTCGCGGATGCCAGAGTCGCCTGTTTCAGCGCGGTGACGTGGACTCACGGGACGCAACTGCCCGTCGCAGAACTGGTCGACATCGCTCACGATGCCGGCGCGCTCGCGCTCGTCGACGCCGTGCAGGTCCCCGGACAGCTGCCGATAGACGTCGCGGAGTGGGGCGCCGACGCGGTTGCCGCCGCCGGACACAAGTGGCTTTTGGGGCTGTGGGGCGGCGGCTTCCTCTACGTCGACCGCGACGTCGCCGAGGGCCTCGAGCCGCGGACGGTCGGCTATCGGAGCGTCGAGACGCCGTCCGCCGAACCCTACGAGTTTGCGGCCGGCGCACGTCGGTTCGAAGTTGGGTCGGCGAACCCGGCACCGCACGTCGCGCTTCGAGAAGCGATCGACGTGATCGACGAAGTCGGGATCGACCGGATCGAAGAGCGGGCCCGCCGGCTCGCCGGTCGGCTAGCGGACGGCGTCCCCACCAACCGCTTGATCAGTCCGTCGTCGCCGGAGTCGGGGCTCGTGACGATCGATGTCGACGATCCAGCGGCGACGGTCGAACGTCTAGCCGCCGCCGGGATCGTCGTCCGGGCGCTCTCGTCGCCGAATGCGATTCGAGCGTCCGTCCACGCGGTCAATACCGCCGGTGACGTCGACCGGCTGCTCGAGGGATTGAAACGAGAGTGGTGA
- a CDS encoding DUF7542 family protein, whose amino-acid sequence MGEANVVIECRDCEFCESFANLGRARVALDDHESEAGHYVDWQINRVADGVERAGADAGICGVSGRENPDSALLDRGQPDEP is encoded by the coding sequence ATGGGAGAGGCAAACGTCGTGATCGAGTGTCGCGACTGTGAGTTTTGTGAGTCGTTCGCGAATCTGGGTCGTGCGCGCGTCGCTCTCGACGACCACGAGTCGGAGGCGGGCCACTACGTCGATTGGCAGATCAATCGCGTCGCCGACGGCGTCGAACGGGCGGGAGCCGACGCCGGTATCTGTGGTGTCTCTGGTCGGGAAAATCCGGACTCAGCGCTTCTCGACCGGGGCCAGCCCGACGAGCCGTGA
- a CDS encoding DUF302 domain-containing protein, whose amino-acid sequence MSYTHRTQVDGEFDDVVAETIDALEDEGFGVLCDIDVRETLKQKLDEDFRQYRILGACNPQLAHQGLEDDLELGTLLPCNVVVYDDDDGVVVSAVDPKRLIGVAENDDLDPIGDDAYERFERVLESF is encoded by the coding sequence ATGTCCTACACACATCGTACGCAAGTCGACGGCGAGTTCGACGACGTCGTCGCGGAAACGATCGACGCCCTCGAGGACGAGGGGTTCGGCGTGCTCTGCGATATCGACGTCCGGGAAACGCTCAAGCAGAAGCTCGACGAGGACTTCAGACAGTACAGAATCTTGGGTGCGTGCAACCCGCAGTTGGCACATCAGGGACTCGAGGACGATCTCGAACTCGGGACATTGCTCCCGTGTAACGTCGTCGTCTACGACGATGACGACGGCGTTGTCGTCAGCGCGGTCGATCCGAAGCGTCTGATCGGCGTCGCTGAAAATGACGACCTCGACCCGATCGGCGACGACGCGTACGAGCGTTTCGAACGGGTTCTCGAGTCGTTTTGA
- a CDS encoding class I SAM-dependent methyltransferase, giving the protein MISRSTLRAIVALLGLTLLAGLGYVLRWRSNPSPCPYAQRHAIDLPRPIITRSRLRDVLEPRPGERLLEVGPGTGYYTGTVARAIEPSGTLHAIDVQPEMVEHLRTRLRQEGNSNVEPIRGDARSLPYPDDAFDAAYLVLVLGEIPDQERTLDELERVLKPDGRLVVGESLPDPHFVRLEQLRRRVERRGLAFGAHVGTRAGYFARFNAVAPKKSTDAVE; this is encoded by the coding sequence ATGATCTCTCGGAGTACCTTACGAGCGATCGTCGCCCTGCTCGGGCTCACGCTGCTCGCTGGACTCGGATACGTCCTCCGGTGGCGATCGAACCCATCACCCTGCCCGTACGCCCAGCGCCACGCGATCGACCTCCCGCGCCCGATCATCACTCGCTCACGGCTTCGCGACGTACTCGAGCCCCGACCCGGAGAACGTCTTCTCGAGGTCGGACCGGGAACCGGCTACTACACGGGGACCGTCGCACGGGCGATCGAACCGTCGGGGACGCTGCACGCCATAGACGTTCAACCGGAGATGGTCGAGCACCTCCGAACGCGACTGCGACAGGAGGGAAACTCGAACGTCGAACCGATCCGCGGCGATGCGCGCTCGCTTCCGTATCCTGACGATGCGTTCGACGCCGCGTATCTGGTCCTCGTGCTCGGCGAAATCCCCGACCAAGAGCGGACCCTCGACGAACTCGAGCGGGTTCTGAAACCCGACGGCCGACTCGTCGTCGGCGAATCGCTCCCCGACCCGCACTTCGTCAGACTCGAGCAGCTGCGACGCCGCGTCGAACGGCGTGGACTGGCGTTCGGAGCGCATGTCGGAACCCGAGCCGGCTATTTCGCGCGCTTCAACGCGGTTGCCCCGAAGAAGTCGACTGACGCTGTTGAATAA
- the trxA gene encoding thioredoxin: MATDARDDVSAQSLDEPIYIDGRSHLEDVTTEHDVVLVDFYADWCGPCQMLNPVLERLAGTTEAVIAKVDVDEHQQLAGSFGVRGVPTLVLFAGGEQVEQQSGVLPEDRLRALIGNYTE; the protein is encoded by the coding sequence ATGGCAACTGATGCACGCGACGACGTTTCGGCGCAATCGCTCGACGAACCGATCTACATCGACGGGAGAAGTCACCTTGAGGACGTCACGACGGAGCACGACGTCGTCCTCGTGGACTTCTACGCGGACTGGTGTGGCCCCTGTCAGATGCTCAATCCCGTCCTCGAGCGGCTCGCGGGTACGACCGAGGCTGTGATCGCCAAGGTCGATGTGGACGAGCACCAGCAACTCGCGGGTTCGTTCGGCGTTCGCGGCGTGCCGACCCTGGTCCTCTTCGCAGGCGGTGAACAGGTCGAACAGCAGTCCGGCGTGCTGCCGGAAGACCGACTCCGTGCGCTGATTGGGAACTACACCGAATGA
- a CDS encoding hemerythrin domain-containing protein, whose protein sequence is MREESHPELEAIESKFLVLEADVMEHIADEAETVFPEILTLDDETARADAEAERIHDAIDHLESDHDAAASHLETIRRLSDDYAVPSEACTSYRNMLD, encoded by the coding sequence GTGCGCGAGGAGAGCCACCCCGAACTCGAGGCGATCGAATCCAAGTTTCTCGTCCTCGAGGCGGACGTTATGGAACACATCGCCGACGAAGCGGAGACCGTCTTCCCCGAGATTCTCACGCTGGACGACGAAACGGCACGGGCCGACGCGGAGGCGGAACGGATCCACGACGCGATCGATCACCTCGAATCGGACCACGACGCGGCGGCGTCCCATCTCGAGACGATTCGACGCCTGAGTGATGATTACGCGGTTCCGTCGGAGGCCTGTACGAGTTACCGAAACATGCTCGATTGA
- a CDS encoding ribonuclease J, whose protein sequence is MDIEIATIGGYEEVGRQMTAVRAGDDIVIFDMGLNLSKVLIHDNIQTEGMHSLDLIDMGAIPDDRVMSDLEGDVQAIVPTHGHLDHIGAISKLGHRYDAPVVATPFTCELVEEEVDDEQKFGFDNEIIRMDAGETMSIGDSGQVELEFVNVTHSIIQAINPVLHTPEGAVVYGLDKRMDHTPVIGDPIDMDRFREIGREGNGVLCYIEDCTNANKKGRTPSENVAREHLRDTLYSMEDYDGGIVATTFASHIARVTSLVEFAREIGREPILLGRSMEKYSGTAKRMGVDFPSDVDMVGYRRSIDQTLERIMNDGKENFLPVVTGHQGEPRALLTRMARGETPYQLDNGDKVLFSARVIPEPTNEGQRYQSEKLLGMQGARVYSDIHVSGHLCQEGHYEMLDALQPQHIIPAHQDLKGFSGYVDLASNQGYTLGRDIHVTTNGNIIQLV, encoded by the coding sequence ATGGACATTGAAATTGCAACAATCGGCGGCTACGAGGAAGTCGGGCGACAGATGACTGCGGTCCGCGCGGGTGACGATATCGTGATCTTCGATATGGGACTGAACCTGTCGAAGGTTCTAATTCACGACAACATCCAGACCGAGGGGATGCACAGCCTCGATCTGATTGACATGGGTGCAATCCCCGACGATCGCGTGATGAGCGACCTCGAGGGCGACGTGCAGGCAATCGTTCCGACGCACGGCCACCTTGACCACATCGGCGCGATTAGCAAGCTCGGCCACCGCTACGACGCACCGGTCGTCGCGACGCCGTTCACCTGCGAACTGGTCGAAGAGGAAGTCGACGACGAGCAGAAGTTCGGCTTCGACAACGAGATCATCCGGATGGACGCCGGCGAGACGATGTCGATCGGCGACAGCGGACAAGTCGAACTCGAGTTCGTTAACGTTACTCACTCGATCATCCAGGCGATCAATCCCGTGCTCCATACGCCGGAGGGTGCAGTCGTCTACGGACTGGACAAACGGATGGACCACACGCCCGTCATCGGCGATCCGATCGATATGGATCGTTTCCGTGAGATCGGTCGCGAGGGCAACGGTGTCCTCTGTTACATCGAGGACTGTACCAACGCGAATAAGAAGGGACGGACGCCGAGCGAGAACGTCGCGCGCGAGCACCTCCGGGACACCCTCTACAGTATGGAGGACTACGACGGCGGCATCGTCGCCACAACGTTCGCAAGCCACATCGCCCGCGTGACAAGCCTCGTCGAGTTCGCTCGAGAGATCGGCCGTGAGCCGATTCTGCTCGGCCGCTCGATGGAGAAGTACTCGGGAACCGCAAAACGGATGGGGGTCGATTTCCCATCCGACGTGGATATGGTCGGCTACCGTCGATCCATCGATCAGACGTTAGAGCGGATCATGAACGATGGCAAAGAGAACTTCCTGCCGGTCGTGACGGGTCACCAGGGTGAGCCCCGGGCACTGCTCACGCGAATGGCCCGCGGGGAAACGCCGTACCAACTCGATAACGGGGACAAGGTGCTTTTCTCCGCACGCGTGATTCCCGAACCGACGAACGAAGGCCAACGGTACCAGTCCGAGAAACTGCTCGGCATGCAGGGTGCACGCGTCTACTCCGACATCCACGTCTCCGGCCACCTCTGTCAGGAGGGCCACTACGAGATGCTCGACGCACTCCAGCCTCAGCACATCATCCCGGCTCATCAGGATCTGAAAGGATTCTCGGGCTACGTCGACCTCGCGTCCAATCAAGGATACACGCTTGGACGAGATATCCACGTTACCACGAACGGAAACATCATCCAGCTCGTGTAA
- a CDS encoding DUF7119 family protein: MTDNRPGDRGANRRDSGRSIPTDRESPVGAPVIRGDESVTGTRARKAVQFDPDDPGSLADAAETVRQFAAGSTNDDHLYMLRGAAACAALVRGEGSYKAAAERAGGDATVSFIRKWARVHDLPRSVRKQVALGRIAPTAAKHIARVGGEARLLLAWAAFDGELTVREVRSVASAVNDDVPIERALIDQGVTLGQLELTLTPETYRDLRRRASIDGVEPGIIVSEALEQYFE; this comes from the coding sequence ATGACCGACAATCGGCCCGGCGATCGTGGCGCCAACCGTCGTGACAGCGGTCGATCGATCCCGACGGACCGAGAGTCTCCCGTCGGTGCACCAGTTATTCGGGGCGACGAATCGGTCACTGGAACGCGTGCTCGCAAGGCCGTACAGTTCGATCCCGACGATCCCGGCAGTCTTGCCGACGCCGCCGAAACCGTTCGCCAGTTCGCCGCCGGCTCGACGAACGACGATCACCTCTACATGCTCCGCGGCGCCGCTGCCTGTGCCGCACTCGTCCGCGGTGAAGGCTCCTACAAGGCTGCCGCAGAACGAGCCGGCGGCGACGCAACTGTCTCCTTCATCCGAAAGTGGGCTCGTGTCCACGATCTCCCGCGTTCGGTCCGCAAGCAGGTCGCACTCGGCCGCATTGCGCCGACCGCAGCCAAGCACATCGCTCGCGTCGGCGGCGAGGCCAGACTCCTGCTTGCATGGGCCGCCTTCGACGGCGAACTCACCGTCCGCGAGGTTCGCAGCGTCGCGAGCGCGGTCAACGACGACGTCCCGATCGAACGGGCATTGATCGACCAGGGCGTCACGCTCGGCCAACTCGAACTGACGCTCACTCCAGAGACTTACCGTGATCTCCGGCGTCGCGCCTCGATTGACGGCGTTGAACCCGGAATCATCGTTAGTGAGGCACTCGAACAGTACTTCGAGTAG
- a CDS encoding DUF6360 family protein has product MSDRLITVNAYTTLDYVEATAKGQEFEWGSVAVVNATVDREEPDAVHLQFELDNLAEQHLPKHMVNLELTPEQARALAADLGKHAACGENASAENDSTYSSH; this is encoded by the coding sequence CTGTCCGATCGACTGATCACGGTCAACGCCTACACGACGTTGGATTACGTCGAGGCCACAGCGAAGGGTCAAGAGTTCGAGTGGGGGTCGGTCGCCGTCGTGAACGCGACCGTCGATAGGGAAGAGCCCGATGCCGTCCACTTGCAATTCGAGCTGGATAACCTCGCCGAACAGCACCTGCCCAAACATATGGTGAACCTCGAGTTGACGCCCGAGCAGGCGCGAGCGCTGGCGGCTGACCTCGGGAAACACGCTGCTTGCGGCGAGAATGCGAGTGCCGAGAACGACAGCACCTATAGTAGCCACTGA
- a CDS encoding YciE/YciF ferroxidase family protein, translating to MSMDTIQDLFEHGLEDIYHAEQQLLDALDDLEAKTEDEEIARAFADHREETEGQIERLEEVFDLFGEPPEKEECECIEGLLQEYEGFTAAEPSQEVMDYHNMAAAEKIEHYEIAAYGNLIPLADQLGLDEGADLLEENLREEQNALEELKELTEQFEMDAIPAE from the coding sequence ATGAGTATGGACACGATTCAGGACCTGTTCGAGCACGGTCTCGAGGACATTTATCACGCCGAGCAGCAGCTGCTGGACGCACTCGACGATCTCGAAGCGAAGACCGAAGACGAGGAGATCGCACGGGCGTTCGCCGACCACCGTGAGGAGACCGAAGGCCAGATCGAACGCCTCGAGGAGGTATTCGATCTCTTCGGCGAGCCACCCGAGAAAGAGGAGTGTGAGTGTATCGAAGGCCTGCTTCAGGAGTACGAGGGGTTCACGGCGGCGGAACCGAGCCAGGAAGTGATGGATTACCACAACATGGCCGCCGCAGAGAAGATCGAGCACTACGAAATCGCTGCCTACGGGAATCTGATTCCGCTCGCGGATCAACTCGGACTGGACGAAGGTGCCGACCTCCTCGAGGAGAACCTTCGGGAGGAACAGAACGCCCTCGAGGAACTGAAGGAGTTGACCGAGCAGTTCGAGATGGACGCGATCCCGGCGGAGTAA